A genomic stretch from Hemicordylus capensis ecotype Gifberg chromosome 1, rHemCap1.1.pri, whole genome shotgun sequence includes:
- the RAG2 gene encoding V(D)J recombination-activating protein 2 → MASLPENMTLQMIQTINNSSLIQPGFSLLNFDGQVFLFGQKGWPKRSCPTGIFLLDFKKDELKLKPAFFSKESCYLPPLRYPAICTLKGHTESEKCQYIIHGGKTPNNELSDKMYIINMVSRNNKKTTFRCIEKELDGEIPEARYGHTVNVVHSQDKSMIVIIGGRSYMACGQRTTENWNSVVDCMPHVFLVDPEFGCCTSYALPELQGGFSFHLSLVRNDTLYVIGGHCIENNTRPPNLYRIKIDLPIGSPAVSCCFLPGGISVSSAIMTQTREREFVIIGGYHSDNQKRMVCNAINLEDNKIIIVEKEAPEWTPDIKHCKIWFGSDMGNGAILFGIPGDNRQLISDANYFYILRCQRVEESEEDSEQMAQICSQSSTEDAGDSTPFEDSEEFTFGFDTNNIDTYNEDDEEDESEAGYWITCSVGCEVDINTWVPLYSTELNKPAMIFCSSGDGHWVHAQCMDLSENMLIHLSEANIKYFCIEHVRLARGLQTPKEVPPVEKQPMKALRRKAPMKIATPAKKSFVRKLFE, encoded by the coding sequence ATGGCCTCCTTGCCAGAAAATATGACTCTTCAGATGATACAAACCATTAACAATTCTTCTTTGATTCAGCCAGGATTTTCTTTATTGAACTTCGATGGCCAGGTTTTCTTGTTTGGACAGAAAGGCTGGCCAAAGAGGTCTTGTCCTACTGGGATTTTCCTGCTTGATTTCAAAAAGGATGAACTCAAACTGAAGCCAGCATTCTTCTCCAAAGAATCCTGCTACCTTCCTCCTCTACGGTATCCTGCAATCTGCACTCTCAAAGGCCACACAGAATCTGAGAAATGCCAGTACATCATCCATGGAGGGAAAACACCAAACAATGAGCTTTCTGATAAAATGTACATTATAAACATGGTGAGTAGGAATAACAAGAAAACCACCTTTAGATGTATTGAGAAAGAATTAGATGGGGAGATCCCTGAAGCCAGATACGGCCATACAGTTAATGTGGTTCACAGTCAAGATAAAAGTATGATTGTTATAATTGGAGGAAGATCATACATGGCTTGTGGACAGAGGACAACAGAAAACTGGAACAGTGTGGTTGACTGTATGCCACATGTGTTCCTGGTTGACCCTGAATTCGGATGCTGCACTTCATATGCCCTCCCAGAGCTTCAGGGTGGATTTTCTTTTCATCTCTCTCTGGTCAGAAATGACACCCTCTATGTCATAGGGGGGCATTGCATTGAAAATAACACCAGACCCCCAAATCTCTACAGGATAAAAATTGACCTTCCAATAGGCAGCCCAGCTGTGAGCTGCTGTTTCTTGCCTGGGGGGATCTCCGTATCCAGTGCCATCATGACCCAGACCAGAGAAAGGGAGTTTGTCATTATTGGGGGCTACCATTCTGACAACCAGAAGAGGATGGTTTGTAATGCAATCAACTTAGaagataacaaaataataatagtgGAAAAGGAGGCACCAGAATGGACCCCAGATATCAAACACTGCAAGATATGGTTTGGGAGTGATATGGGAAATGGAGCTATACTGTTTGGTATACCAGGAGATAACAGGCAGCTAATTTCAGATGCAAACTACTTTTACATTTtgagatgtcaaagagtggaagAAAGTGAGGAAGACTCAGAACAGATGGCCCAAATATGCAGTCAAAGTTCTACGGAAGATGCAGGAGATTCAACTCCTTTTGAAGATTCAGAGGAGTTCACTTTCGGCTTTGACACTAACAATATTGACACCTATAATGAAGATGATGAGGAAGATGAATCAGAAGCAGGCTACTGGATCACATGCTCTGTGGGCTGTGAAGTTGATATCAACACATGGGTGCCCTTGTACTCAACAGAACTCAACAAGCCAGCAATGATTTTCTGTTCAAGTGGAGATGGCCACTGGGTCCATGCTCAGTGTATGGACCTATCTGAGAACATGCTCATTCACCTTTCAGAAGCAAACATAAAATACTTCTGCATTGAACATGTCAGATTGGCCCGGGGactacagactcccaaggaggtGCCACCTGTGGAAAAGCAACCCATGAAAGCATTGCGCAGGAAAGCTCCCATGAAAATAGCCACTCCTGCAAAGAAGTCCTTTGTTCGGAAGTTATTTGAATAG